The following proteins are co-located in the Pseudomonas fluorescens genome:
- a CDS encoding aldo/keto reductase, translating into MHTRQLGKNGPHVSAIGLGCMGMTDFYTTGSDTQEALATLHRALELGVTLLDTADMYGPCTNEELIGKAIAGKRDQVFLASKFGFVRDPANPAARGVNGRPEYIRTAIDGTLKRLGVDTLDLYYQHRVDPEVAIEESVGAMAELVKQGKVRYLGLSETSAASLERAHKVHPISALQSEYSLWSRDQEDNGCLEACQRLGIAFVPYSPLGRGFLTGTLKSQEDFAADDYRRSSPRFQGENFAKNLLLVDKVRALAAEKGVTAGQLALAWVLAQGDYLIPIPGTKQRKYLEENVAAVDIVLSPAESAALTSIFPAGATAGLRYSEASMGLVNQ; encoded by the coding sequence ATGCACACTCGTCAACTTGGCAAGAATGGCCCTCACGTCTCCGCCATCGGCCTCGGCTGCATGGGCATGACCGATTTTTACACCACCGGCAGTGATACCCAGGAAGCGCTTGCGACCCTGCACCGCGCCCTTGAGCTGGGCGTCACCTTGCTGGACACCGCCGACATGTATGGCCCCTGCACCAATGAAGAACTGATCGGCAAAGCCATCGCCGGCAAACGCGATCAGGTGTTCCTGGCCAGCAAGTTCGGCTTTGTGCGCGACCCGGCAAACCCCGCGGCACGCGGTGTGAATGGTCGCCCTGAGTACATCCGCACGGCGATTGACGGCACCTTGAAGCGCCTGGGCGTAGACACCCTGGACCTTTACTACCAGCATCGCGTGGACCCCGAGGTAGCCATCGAAGAAAGCGTCGGGGCCATGGCCGAGTTGGTCAAGCAAGGCAAGGTGCGTTACCTGGGCCTGAGTGAAACCTCGGCCGCCAGTCTGGAACGTGCCCACAAGGTGCACCCGATCAGCGCCTTGCAAAGTGAATACTCGCTGTGGAGCCGTGACCAGGAAGACAACGGTTGCCTGGAGGCGTGCCAGCGCCTGGGCATCGCCTTTGTGCCCTACAGCCCACTGGGGCGCGGTTTTCTCACTGGCACCTTGAAAAGCCAGGAGGACTTCGCGGCCGACGACTATCGCCGCTCCAGCCCACGGTTCCAGGGCGAGAACTTCGCAAAAAACCTGCTGCTGGTGGATAAGGTGCGGGCGCTGGCCGCCGAAAAAGGCGTGACGGCCGGGCAATTGGCATTGGCCTGGGTACTCGCCCAAGGCGATTACCTGATCCCGATCCCGGGCACCAAACAGCGCAAGTACCTGGAAGAGAACGTGGCGGCCGTCGACATCGTCTTGAGCCCTGCCGAATCGGCAGCGCTGACGTCGATCTTCCCCGCCGGCGCGACGGCCGGTTTGCGCTACAGCGAAGCCTCGATGGGCCTGGTGAATCAGTAG
- a CDS encoding SRPBCC family protein — protein sequence MHAAEPSVRLEQISQECFIQAPPEVVYDYVTQPDRWHEWHPSSLSADTGTTGSLAVGARFSEIIDLLGVRVPMSYRVQVACRPSEFKTVFTSLAVDGTIHYVLQADSGGTRFKRVLTYETELQLATLHERMVALSAIALDQLKHRLENTAFV from the coding sequence ATGCACGCTGCTGAGCCTTCGGTCCGCTTAGAACAGATCAGTCAGGAATGCTTTATTCAGGCGCCTCCCGAGGTCGTCTACGACTATGTGACCCAGCCTGATCGCTGGCACGAATGGCACCCCTCGTCCCTCAGTGCCGACACCGGCACCACCGGTTCGCTTGCGGTCGGCGCGCGCTTTAGCGAAATCATCGACTTGCTCGGCGTGCGCGTCCCCATGAGTTATCGCGTGCAAGTAGCCTGCCGCCCCAGTGAATTCAAAACCGTCTTCACCTCCCTGGCCGTCGACGGCACCATTCACTATGTCTTACAGGCTGACAGCGGCGGCACCCGGTTCAAGCGCGTGTTGACCTACGAGACCGAGTTGCAGCTTGCCACCTTGCATGAACGCATGGTCGCCCTGTCAGCCATTGCGCTGGACCAGCTCAAACATCGGTTGGAAAACACTGCCTTCGTATAA
- a CDS encoding DUF411 domain-containing protein — MKTTLRLALLSALFTTTLAQAADLIAIDVHRDANCGCCKKWISHLESNGFKVNDHVEADMSAVKQRLGVAPRLGSCHTAVIDGKFVEGHVPAEQVLALRKRDDLLGIAAPGMPMGSPGMEMDGMSDAYQVIGLTREGQDVVVADYPAR, encoded by the coding sequence ATGAAAACCACCTTGCGCCTGGCCCTGCTTTCAGCCCTGTTCACCACCACCCTGGCGCAGGCCGCCGACCTAATTGCCATTGACGTCCATCGCGACGCCAACTGCGGCTGCTGCAAGAAGTGGATCAGCCACCTGGAAAGCAACGGGTTCAAGGTCAATGACCATGTGGAAGCCGACATGAGCGCCGTCAAGCAGCGCCTGGGCGTAGCGCCGCGCCTGGGCTCGTGCCATACCGCGGTGATCGACGGCAAGTTCGTCGAAGGCCACGTGCCCGCCGAGCAGGTACTGGCCCTGCGCAAGCGCGACGACTTGCTGGGGATTGCCGCGCCAGGCATGCCCATGGGTTCGCCGGGCATGGAAATGGACGGCATGAGCGATGCCTATCAAGTCATCGGCCTGACCCGGGAAGGTCAAGACGTGGTGGTGGCCGACTACCCGGCCCGTTGA
- a CDS encoding YqaA family protein, with protein sequence MLAGYLGLFFAAFGAATLLPMQSEAVLVGLLISGHYSVWGLLCIATVGNVLGSVVNWWLGRSVERFQTRRWFPVSPRHLEKVRVHYQRWGHWSLLLSWVPIIGDPLTLVAGVMREPFWRFLLLVTVAKGARYGVLALLTVNHLAAA encoded by the coding sequence ATGCTCGCCGGTTACCTGGGGCTATTTTTCGCCGCCTTCGGTGCGGCCACGCTGCTGCCAATGCAATCGGAGGCGGTGCTGGTGGGCCTCTTGATCAGCGGGCATTACAGTGTGTGGGGGCTGCTGTGCATCGCCACCGTCGGCAATGTACTCGGCTCGGTGGTCAATTGGTGGCTGGGGCGCTCGGTTGAGCGTTTTCAGACGCGGCGCTGGTTTCCGGTCAGCCCACGGCACCTGGAAAAGGTCCGCGTGCATTACCAGCGCTGGGGGCATTGGTCGTTGTTGCTCAGTTGGGTGCCCATCATCGGTGACCCGCTGACCCTGGTGGCCGGGGTCATGCGCGAGCCCTTCTGGCGCTTCCTGCTGTTGGTTACCGTTGCAAAAGGCGCCCGCTACGGCGTGCTGGCCCTGCTGACGGTGAACCACCTGGCAGCCGCATAA